GCGGAGGCCTTCGAGGTGATGAGGATCAAATGGTAGATAGTCCGGAACCAATCAACCCGTCACAGCATTCGGCAATCTGCGGAGTAACCGCAGCTGGAGGAACGATTGCAGCCAGTCACCAACCCAATTACATACCTTGGCTTGGTTACTTCTTCAAGGTTGCCCTAGTGGATAAGTTCGTCTTTGTGGACACCGTGGCTTATTCATGTGGCAGCTTCACCAATCGGAATTCCATAAAGACGCCAAACGGTCCGGCATGGCTAACGATCCCGGTACTTAAGAGCGGTCGAACTGGCCAACTCATCATGGAGGTACAAACCGATAATATCCAACCCTGGGTGCGGCGGCACGTGATGGCGCTCCAGAGTAATTATGGCAAGGCGCCATACTTCAAGGAGATATTTGCGCTACTGGAGCCACACTATGGCGCGGTGGACGGCAGCACCAATTCGCTCGCCGAGTTCAACATCGGCCTGATCCGTGCAATCGCCGCTTATCTTGGCATCGACACGCAGTGGATACGAGCTAGCGAATTAGGCGTTGCGGGGGCGAAGACCGACCTGGTTGCGAGTATCTGCACCGCCGTGGGCGCTGACACCTATGTAGCAGGGATGGGAGCCAAAGCGTATATGGAGAGCGATAAATTGGAAAACGCCGGGGTCGCTCTTGCATATTCCTCCTTCTCTCAAACACGTTACCCCCAACTGTCTGGTGAATTTGTCTCGAATCTATCCATCGTTGACGTTTTGATGAATTGCGGTGCTAGGGGAACTAGACGATTGTTAGGCATCGAATCCGACCCGGTCTGATAACGGTCCGATCGCTCATCGCAAGAACAGTACGGCAGGGAGTCAGTGCCGTCCAGTGTCGTCAATGTTACGAGGTATCTCGAAATGCGCGTATGGTTGGTAAATCACTACGCTCTTACGCCTTCCGAACCTGGGGGGACACGGCATTATGCTCTCGCCCGATATT
This genomic interval from Edaphobacter bradus contains the following:
- a CDS encoding WbqC family protein, whose product is MVDSPEPINPSQHSAICGVTAAGGTIAASHQPNYIPWLGYFFKVALVDKFVFVDTVAYSCGSFTNRNSIKTPNGPAWLTIPVLKSGRTGQLIMEVQTDNIQPWVRRHVMALQSNYGKAPYFKEIFALLEPHYGAVDGSTNSLAEFNIGLIRAIAAYLGIDTQWIRASELGVAGAKTDLVASICTAVGADTYVAGMGAKAYMESDKLENAGVALAYSSFSQTRYPQLSGEFVSNLSIVDVLMNCGARGTRRLLGIESDPV